Proteins found in one Candidatus Nitrosopelagicus brevis genomic segment:
- the rrp4 gene encoding exosome complex RNA-binding protein Rrp4, whose amino-acid sequence MSNERKRHVIPGEVITSGPYRAEQNTIQVGDKIVSTIVGLSDVHDGSVRVIPLTGGYIPKDDDLVIGKIASHSSLSWTADINSCYVGMLPASDVFGRDYSSSSDDMNSKLAKGDLIAARIVNADMTRDPLITISGRELGKIDSGELVKISPNKVPRLIGKRGSMIQLIESSTNSQVTIGQNGLLVVSSEDSNGLLKAIQAIELIEEQAHVANLTDQVNEMLESKSE is encoded by the coding sequence ATGAGTAACGAAAGAAAACGTCATGTAATTCCTGGTGAAGTAATCACATCTGGTCCTTACAGAGCTGAACAAAACACCATTCAGGTCGGAGATAAAATCGTATCAACTATTGTTGGTTTATCTGATGTACATGATGGAAGTGTTAGAGTAATTCCACTTACTGGTGGTTACATTCCAAAAGATGATGATTTAGTAATTGGAAAAATCGCATCTCATTCCTCGTTATCTTGGACTGCAGACATTAATTCTTGTTATGTTGGAATGCTTCCAGCTAGTGATGTTTTCGGTAGAGATTATTCTTCAAGTTCTGATGATATGAATTCTAAATTAGCAAAAGGTGATTTAATTGCTGCAAGAATTGTCAATGCTGATATGACTCGTGATCCACTTATCACAATTAGTGGTCGTGAACTTGGTAAAATTGACTCAGGTGAGTTAGTAAAAATTTCTCCAAATAAAGTTCCTAGATTAATTGGCAAACGAGGCTCAATGATACAATTGATTGAGTCATCAACTAACAGTCAAGTTACTATTGGTCAAAATGGATTACTTGTTGTCTCATCTGAAGATTCAAATGGATTATTAAAGGCGATACAAGCAATTGAATTGATCGAAGAACAAGCACACGTTGCAAATTTAACTGATCAAGTAAATGAAATGTTGGAATCAAAAAGTGAATAA
- the rrp41 gene encoding exosome complex exonuclease Rrp41: MGGRDTDIVLLDENGIRCDGRKVNETRKVTIKAGVLKNANGSAYIEFGDNKILVGVYGPRDVHPKHMSDTDTGILRCRYHMAPFSVGERKNPAPSRREVEISKVIKEALEPAVMLKEFPRTAVDVFMEVLQADGGTRCAALTGASVALADAGIPMRDLVAGCAAGKAADAVILDVNNEEDQAGQADLPIGYMPNLKKITLLQLDGVLTPEEYKQCIEIGIDGCNQVYEIQKKALQDKFFASGEKQ, translated from the coding sequence ATGGGTGGAAGAGACACAGATATTGTATTATTAGATGAAAACGGAATTCGTTGTGACGGAAGAAAAGTCAACGAAACCCGAAAAGTTACCATTAAAGCTGGAGTTTTAAAAAATGCTAATGGTTCAGCATACATTGAATTTGGTGATAACAAAATTCTTGTGGGCGTGTATGGTCCTAGAGATGTACATCCAAAACACATGTCTGATACTGACACGGGAATTTTACGTTGCAGATACCACATGGCTCCATTTTCTGTTGGTGAAAGAAAAAATCCTGCACCATCAAGAAGAGAAGTTGAAATTAGTAAAGTCATCAAAGAAGCATTGGAACCTGCAGTAATGTTAAAAGAATTTCCTAGAACTGCAGTTGATGTTTTCATGGAAGTCTTACAAGCAGATGGTGGTACAAGATGTGCTGCATTAACTGGTGCATCTGTTGCATTAGCTGATGCTGGAATTCCTATGCGTGATTTAGTTGCTGGATGTGCAGCAGGAAAAGCTGCTGATGCAGTAATATTGGATGTAAACAATGAAGAAGACCAAGCAGGTCAAGCAGATCTTCCAATTGGTTATATGCCAAATTTGAAAAAGATTACATTATTACAATTAGATGGCGTTTTGACTCCTGAAGAGTATAAACAATGTATTGAAATTGGAATTGATGGCTGTAATCAGGTTTATGAAATACAGAAAAAAGCTTTACAAGACAAATTCTTTGCAAGTGGTGAAAAACAATGA
- the rrp42 gene encoding exosome complex protein Rrp42: MSDGLIIDQLKKNQILDLLKEGKRVDGRQFDEPRKLTIDIGVIPKAEGSARARLGDTEVVAGVKVQPERPFPDTGDKGMLICTAEILPIAHPSAETGPPQPPVVELARVTDRGIRESGMLDMKQLVLEKDKSVIGVFCDNAVTDHDGNLFDACSYASTAAINACKIPKYEMQDDAPVKIEGEFTEPPITTLPVSVTMAKIDNFIIVDPTIEEWAIMDARITITTNSDGNVVALQKGGSDGFTQEELIKCSEMSIKVGSKIREIIKQSK, translated from the coding sequence ATGAGTGACGGCTTAATTATTGATCAATTAAAGAAGAATCAAATTCTTGATTTACTTAAAGAAGGAAAACGTGTTGACGGTCGTCAATTTGATGAACCACGTAAATTAACTATAGATATCGGAGTAATTCCAAAGGCTGAAGGGTCTGCACGTGCAAGATTAGGTGATACTGAAGTTGTAGCCGGTGTAAAAGTTCAACCTGAGCGTCCATTTCCAGATACAGGTGATAAAGGAATGCTAATTTGTACTGCAGAAATTTTACCAATTGCACATCCTTCTGCTGAAACTGGTCCTCCACAACCACCTGTTGTTGAATTGGCAAGAGTCACTGATAGAGGTATTAGAGAAAGTGGAATGTTAGACATGAAACAATTAGTTTTAGAAAAAGACAAATCAGTAATTGGTGTATTTTGTGATAATGCTGTAACTGATCATGATGGTAATTTGTTTGATGCATGCTCATACGCATCTACCGCTGCAATCAATGCGTGTAAGATTCCTAAATATGAAATGCAAGATGATGCTCCGGTTAAAATTGAAGGTGAATTTACTGAACCTCCTATTACAACATTACCTGTATCTGTAACAATGGCAAAAATTGATAATTTCATTATAGTTGATCCTACTATTGAAGAATGGGCTATAATGGATGCACGAATTACAATTACAACAAATTCTGATGGTAATGTTGTTGCATTACAAAAAGGTGGTTCAGATGGATTTACTCAGGAAGAACTGATCAAATGTTCTGAAATGTCAATCAAAGTAGGTTCCAAAATACGAGAGATTATAAAACAATCAAAATAA
- a CDS encoding 50S ribosomal protein L37 codes for MAKKQTTLKGLGPRYGIKIRKQFTQVHHLMKQKRKCPECGGPVIREAVGIWACKKCGLKIAGTAYDVKL; via the coding sequence ATGGCAAAAAAACAAACTACACTAAAAGGACTTGGACCAAGATATGGAATTAAGATTCGTAAACAATTCACTCAAGTTCATCATTTGATGAAGCAGAAAAGAAAATGCCCTGAATGTGGAGGTCCCGTCATTCGTGAAGCAGTTGGAATTTGGGCTTGTAAAAAATGTGGACTAAAAATAGCTGGCACTGCATATGACGTTAAGCTTTAG
- a CDS encoding KEOPS complex subunit Pcc1: MTLSFSAKIQFSSDKENSSIYQSINTDNEFYPENPTKTKISLDKEIIIELESHHLPHLRANLNSTLRLLQASYDTINSVKV; the protein is encoded by the coding sequence ATGACGTTAAGCTTTAGTGCCAAAATTCAATTCTCTTCAGACAAAGAAAATTCTTCAATTTATCAATCAATAAACACTGATAATGAATTCTATCCTGAAAATCCTACAAAAACAAAAATTTCTCTTGATAAAGAAATTATAATCGAACTAGAATCACACCATCTGCCTCATTTACGCGCAAATCTAAATTCCACATTACGCTTATTGCAGGCATCATACGATACAATAAACTCTGTAAAGGTATAA
- a CDS encoding prefoldin subunit beta translates to MSAGQQMPPWLQEQIGKMQQSQQNLQSILMQKQQVEMENAESDRALEELKKASDGDQVFKYAGSILIKSDKKSLIDELEEKKELSKTKSTVLAKQEERLKTSLQEQEQKIQEMLKNPNPPSAEKPSS, encoded by the coding sequence ATGTCAGCAGGACAACAAATGCCACCATGGTTACAAGAACAAATTGGAAAAATGCAACAATCTCAACAAAACTTACAATCAATTCTAATGCAAAAACAACAAGTTGAGATGGAAAATGCAGAATCTGACAGAGCACTAGAGGAATTAAAAAAAGCATCTGATGGTGATCAAGTTTTCAAATATGCTGGTTCAATCCTAATTAAATCTGATAAAAAATCTTTGATAGATGAATTAGAAGAAAAAAAAGAGCTATCTAAAACAAAATCTACTGTGTTGGCAAAACAAGAAGAACGACTTAAAACAAGTCTTCAAGAACAAGAACAAAAAATTCAAGAAATGTTGAAGAATCCAAATCCACCTAGTGCCGAAAAACCTTCATCATAA
- a CDS encoding ERCC4 domain-containing protein, with protein sequence MEIEKLRIIVDEREKKSGIPKLLAAIGVKTEIKTLVIGDYIVAPETVVERKTIADLLSSIFDGRLFDQCSRLTEHYQHPILLVEGNVDEIEELTDNPLIFYGALSTVALEFKIPVIPTPSATHTAKLLVSLSTRKELTKGPFLKKIKKSNNIEKQQLSVLCSLPGVAEKSAIRLLEKFGTPLDVLCAPVTELAKTPGLGEAKAKKIKKMLQNKNKNFKKSGQKTLHES encoded by the coding sequence GTGGAGATAGAAAAATTACGAATTATTGTTGACGAACGAGAAAAAAAGAGTGGTATTCCAAAACTTTTAGCTGCAATTGGTGTGAAAACTGAGATTAAAACACTTGTAATCGGTGATTATATTGTAGCTCCTGAAACAGTGGTCGAAAGAAAAACTATTGCTGATTTACTTTCTTCCATATTTGATGGTAGATTGTTTGATCAATGTAGTAGATTAACTGAACATTACCAACATCCGATTTTGTTGGTTGAAGGAAATGTGGATGAAATTGAAGAATTAACAGATAATCCTTTGATATTTTATGGTGCATTATCCACTGTCGCATTAGAATTTAAAATTCCAGTAATTCCTACTCCAAGTGCAACACATACTGCTAAACTCTTGGTGTCTCTTTCTACAAGAAAAGAGTTGACAAAAGGACCTTTTCTTAAAAAAATTAAAAAATCAAACAATATTGAAAAACAACAACTTTCTGTTTTGTGCAGTCTTCCTGGAGTGGCTGAAAAATCTGCTATTCGTTTACTAGAAAAATTTGGAACTCCTCTTGATGTATTATGTGCGCCTGTAACTGAACTGGCAAAAACTCCTGGATTAGGTGAAGCAAAAGCAAAAAAAATTAAAAAAATGTTACAAAATAAGAATAAAAATTTTAAAAAATCAGGACAAAAAACATTACATGAATCTTAA
- a CDS encoding NOB1 family endonuclease, with the protein MDSKILDATAFYAGIPFVSNDSFMTTSIVYEEIQHIKAKQGALEMLQQTNRLQIRDPSEKNIAIVKDASIKTGDSTTISKQDMSIIALALENDCELITDDFAVTNVAKQLKIKTSPLMTKGIKTVGKWISYCSICGKEFSKEKECPICGNKLNRKLIKKSI; encoded by the coding sequence TTGGATTCTAAAATTTTAGATGCTACTGCATTTTATGCAGGAATACCATTTGTTTCTAATGATTCTTTTATGACAACTAGTATTGTATATGAAGAAATTCAACATATCAAAGCAAAACAAGGTGCACTTGAGATGTTACAACAAACAAACAGACTTCAGATTAGAGATCCAAGTGAAAAAAATATTGCCATTGTCAAAGATGCATCAATAAAAACAGGAGATAGCACAACAATTTCCAAACAGGATATGTCAATCATTGCATTAGCATTAGAAAATGATTGTGAACTGATTACAGATGATTTTGCAGTTACAAATGTTGCAAAACAGCTAAAAATTAAAACTTCTCCGTTAATGACTAAAGGAATTAAAACTGTTGGAAAATGGATAAGTTATTGCTCAATATGTGGAAAAGAATTTTCAAAAGAAAAAGAATGCCCAATATGTGGAAATAAATTAAATAGAAAATTAATTAAAAAATCAATTTAA
- a CDS encoding NAD(+)/NADH kinase, with product MKLNKVAIVSKFGSKISEDAAEMISKKLIAKKIKVYTIAPVSVSGAEKVESLEEFSKIKLDLVVTLGGDGTTLRAFRNLRNETPILTINVGGNRGILSEITLDDFDDAVTAIGKDDIWLDKRTRVVASCNGEEFSPALNEIYVNRKNLTKTAEFEIKFQNDTVKQKMDGVIISTPSGSTGHSFSIGGPLLHESLDVLIITPVAPVHRLPSIVVPDEKIEINCSHDCNIVMDAQMIKSSEFDQKITIKKFKKQAVFVRLKKKGLRQMNKLGF from the coding sequence TTGAAACTAAACAAAGTTGCAATAGTAAGTAAATTTGGATCAAAGATTTCTGAAGATGCCGCAGAGATGATTTCAAAGAAGCTAATTGCAAAAAAGATCAAAGTCTATACAATTGCTCCAGTCAGCGTATCAGGAGCAGAAAAAGTTGAATCACTTGAAGAGTTTTCAAAAATTAAATTAGATTTAGTGGTGACTTTAGGAGGAGATGGAACTACATTAAGAGCATTTAGAAATCTTCGAAATGAGACTCCAATTTTAACAATAAATGTTGGAGGAAATCGTGGAATACTTTCAGAGATAACACTAGATGATTTTGATGATGCAGTTACAGCAATTGGAAAAGATGACATTTGGTTGGATAAAAGAACAAGAGTTGTAGCATCATGCAATGGTGAAGAATTTTCACCTGCATTAAATGAAATTTATGTTAATCGCAAAAATCTAACAAAAACAGCAGAGTTTGAAATTAAATTCCAAAATGATACAGTAAAACAAAAAATGGATGGGGTGATAATTTCAACACCTAGTGGATCTACAGGACATTCTTTTTCAATTGGAGGTCCATTATTGCATGAGAGTTTAGATGTTCTGATAATAACACCAGTTGCTCCAGTACATAGATTACCGTCAATTGTAGTTCCAGATGAAAAAATTGAGATAAACTGTTCACATGATTGTAACATAGTAATGGATGCACAAATGATAAAATCATCTGAATTTGATCAAAAAATTACAATTAAGAAATTTAAAAAACAAGCAGTTTTTGTTAGGTTAAAGAAAAAAGGTCTAAGACAAATGAATAAACTTGGATTCTAA
- a CDS encoding 4Fe-4S dicluster domain-containing protein: MSLLLKDRVYTMESQTAKRGVYPLHGFKLGLYRLPFKLDDPLEIKSIHDGLKKAFEMEIYADRIFATYHWSEENMPDQFAKDYEKVDLNVTVEIVTGDVVDIIYQIWPIDKFGDPHWLKDYRKKADHFAKMVTDTILRNTILEEKFRAALMKTEKISEKESIKRLEELTPLAMIVLNAKPKPKAASEEEIEEIDDANVEALDGAKPGPIDVDYKSKMKQSPSFEAETGHEIKTWGRVGTENAIMGVWGEFVSVDFDICVADGACIDACPVAVYEFVEFSGNAASDKKPLMSKEPDCIFCLACEGVCPPKAIKIFEQK, from the coding sequence ATGTCTCTGTTACTCAAAGATCGAGTTTACACAATGGAATCTCAAACTGCAAAACGAGGTGTATATCCATTACATGGATTTAAACTGGGACTATATCGTTTGCCTTTCAAATTAGATGATCCACTTGAAATCAAATCTATTCATGATGGATTGAAAAAAGCATTTGAAATGGAAATCTATGCAGATAGAATATTTGCAACATATCATTGGTCTGAAGAAAACATGCCTGACCAATTTGCAAAAGATTATGAAAAAGTTGACTTGAATGTAACAGTTGAAATTGTAACAGGTGATGTTGTCGATATAATTTATCAAATTTGGCCTATTGACAAATTTGGTGATCCACATTGGTTAAAAGATTATAGGAAAAAGGCTGACCACTTTGCAAAAATGGTTACTGATACTATTTTACGTAATACAATACTTGAAGAAAAATTCCGTGCTGCATTAATGAAAACTGAAAAAATTTCTGAAAAAGAATCTATCAAACGTTTGGAAGAATTAACACCGTTGGCAATGATTGTTCTTAATGCAAAACCAAAACCAAAGGCTGCATCTGAAGAAGAAATTGAAGAAATTGATGATGCTAATGTTGAAGCACTAGATGGTGCAAAACCTGGACCAATTGATGTTGATTATAAATCAAAAATGAAACAATCTCCATCATTCGAAGCTGAAACCGGTCATGAGATTAAAACATGGGGTCGAGTTGGAACTGAAAATGCAATTATGGGTGTTTGGGGTGAGTTTGTTTCAGTTGATTTTGATATTTGTGTTGCAGATGGTGCATGCATCGATGCATGTCCTGTTGCTGTTTATGAATTTGTAGAATTCTCTGGAAATGCTGCTTCTGATAAGAAACCATTAATGTCAAAAGAACCAGATTGTATATTTTGTCTAGCATGTGAGGGCGTTTGTCCTCCAAAAGCCATTAAGATCTTTGAACAAAAGTAA